CGTGGTCGTTTTTTGGTATCTGCTTTTCTTTCGGCTGGCTCGCCGGTTGTGGAACGACGAGGTCGCCTTTTGGTCGCTGGGCCTGCTGAGTTGCTTCGTTTTCATCACCTGGCGCACGGTTTTGTTTCGCCCCGATTCTTTCGGATTCCTGCTGTTGTGGCTTTCTTTTCTGGTTCTGTTGAACGATCGGCGGCCGTCGCGCCTGAGGCTTTTCCTGGCCGCCGGTTTGCAGGGATTGGCCGCGATGGCCTATCTGCCGCTGGCGTTCGCGATTCCAGCGACGGCGCTCTGGTTGTTTCGCCGGCGGGACGGCCGGTGGGAATGGGCGGCGGCCGGGCGCGCCGGATTTCTTTTTTTCTTCGGAGCGGCCGTCGGCGCGCTCGTCAGTTACGGGATCATTTTGAGAAGCCGGACGTTTGCCGGCTTGTCCGCGCAGCTAGCCGATTTTCGTTTCGATTCCGTTTACCAGCAGTCATTGACCGTTGATACCCGGGAAATTTTCCTGCAGGTTTTATTCGGCAATCCCCTGGCCTGGTTGTTGGTGCTGGCGGCTTTCGCGGCCGCCCTTTACGCCCGGGTCCGCGGCCGGGACGACGATCCGTTTCTGCTCTTTTTCCTGTTGCAGTTCGCGACGAGCCTGGCGGTTTTCCCCCTGCGGCGGCACGTTTACGAACAGCATTACTTCGGCCCAGCGGTTTACGGGTCGGTGCTGGCCGGAGTCGGGCTCGCGAAGGCTTTCCGGTTCTGGCAAAAGTCGGTTCATCCGGCGCGGGTTCTGTTCGCCGCGCCGGTCGTCGCCGTGTTGCTCGCGGCAACGGCGCTGGCCGGCACCTGGCGGGAATTCGACGGCTGGCGAAAGCTGGATGCGCAAGCGACGGCCGCCCGGGCGGAAGACCGGAAAACGGCCGCCGCGCAAGGCGACCGGTTCACCGTCGAACAGGCCCGCGACCTGTTGGCGCGGCGAGCGAACGCGTTTCATCCGTTTTATTATTTTTCGCGGACGGCTCGTCAGGCGCAGTTGCGTTTTATCCTGGCTCATTCCCGGCCGGACCATTTCGTTTTGACCGATTGGTATACCCCACCCTTCGGGAGGCTGCCGGTGGGGCAACATCATGGGCTGCTGATCGGCATCATTTACCGCCTGCCGAACACCGCCGCCGATCCGGCGTTGCTGGCGCTGATCCGGCGATACGACCCGACCTACGATCCGGCCGACCCCGACGAGGCGGCGCATTACCTCCGCTTGTTCGCGAGTCGACCGCCACGGGTCATCCTGCTGGAAGGCTCGCTGGCGCGGTTGTTCGTCGAGGCGGAACCCTTTCGCGCCTGGTTGGGCGCGCGGTACCAATTCATTTACGAGCCGGAAAGCGGCTCGCTCTTCGCGCTCGCCGCGGCGAATCCGGCCTGAGGCATCGCCGCGACACGCTTTTTCTTGTTTTTTCCCCTCGCCGCGGGTAATCTGACGCGAACGATTTCCCGATCAAAAACGTCCTTTTTCCGCCGCTTGGCGCGACCGTCGCGAGGGCCGCATGGATCAGATCAACGCCGCGTTGCAATGGCTCAACGGTTACCTGTGGGGCCCGCCGATGTTGGTGCTGCTGTTGGGCACCCATCTTTTCCTGACCGTCCGCTTGCGGTTCATCCAGCGGTATTTGGGTCTGGCCATCAAGCTGTCGTTCGCCAGGGACGAGGGCGGCGAGGGCGACGTCAGCCATTTCGGCGCGCTGACCACCGCGCTGGCGGCGACCATCGGCACGGGGAACATCGTCGGTGTGGCGACGGCCGTGTCGCTGGGCGGGCCGGGCGCCGTGTTGTGGTGCTGGCTGACGGGCGTGTTCGGCATCGCGACGAAATACGCCGAGGCGCTGTTGGCGGTCAAATACCGCGTGCGGACAGCCGACGGCACGATGCTCGGCGGCCCGATGTACGCGCTGGAAAAAGGCCTGGGCCAGAAGTGGCTGGCCGTGCTGTTTTCGGTATTCACCGCGATCGCCGCGTTCGGCATCGGCAACATGGTGCAGGCCAATTCGATTGCCGAATTGCTGCACGAGTCGACCGGCGTATCGCCGTGGCTGACCGGCGTCGTCATGACCCTGCTGGTCGGCGTCGTGATTCTCGGCGGCATCCGCTCGATCGCCCGCGTCTGCGAAAAGCTGGTGCCGTTCATGGCGATCGGCTATTTCATCGGTTGCCTGGCGATTCTCGCCCTGACCTATTCGACGGTGCCGGCTTCACTGGCGCTGATCTTCCGTTCGGCGTTCACCGGCCAGGCGGCGGCGGGCGGGTTCGCGGGGGCGACGGTGATGATGGCGGCGCGCTTCGGCGTGGCGCGCGGCCTGTTTTCCAACGAGGCCGGCCTCGGCTCGGCGCCGATCGTCGCGGCGGCGGCGCAGACGAGCCACCACGTGCGGCAGGCGCTGGTTTCCTCGACCGGCACGTTCTGGGACACCGTGGTGGTTTGCGCGATGACCGGCCTGGTGATCGTCAACTCGGGCGACTGGACCGGCGGCCTGAACGGCGCGCGGCTGACCAAGACCGCCTTTTCCCACATCCCCTACCTCGGCCCGGCGATCCTCACCTTCGGCCTGCTGACCTTCGTGTTCACCACGATCATCGGCTGGGAATACTACGGCGAGCGGGCGATGGAATACCTCTTCGGCAAAAAATCCATCCGGCCCTACCGCGTGGCGTGGGTTGTCGCGGTGCTGGTCGGCGCGGTCGCCACGCTGCCGGTCGTCTGGAACTTCGCCGACGCCGCCAACGCCCTGATGGCGATCCCCAACCTCGTCGCCCTGCTGCTGCTCAACGGCGTGATCCTCGCCGACACGCGGGATTACCTCTGGACGCACAAGAAGGAGCTGTAGGGGTGGCTCAATGGTTTAAGCTTTCCATTCCAAATATTTGCGGGCGAGGGGATGCCAATTTGTGTTTTAGATTCAAATAAATATGAATAGCAAAAATAAAACTATTGAAATAAATCGCAGATGAGGATAATATTCCATCAGAACCATTTGGAGGTGCCACCGATGATCCGTATTCATTCATTCATTCATTCGGCTGATTCTTCTTCTCCTGTTTGTTGCCGCGATGGCCTTCTTTGATCCGAAGGTTGCTTCCGCCCGTATGGTGCCGATCCCCAAAGAAAACGAAACGCTGATTTGGGATTCGGGCGAATGGTACGACGAGGAAACCAACGAAGCCGTTCAATTCACCGGCCCGCAAATCCTGCCGACGCGCCATCTTTCAACCGATGAATTGATCGATCTTTGTTACGAGGGCGATCCGGAAGCGGAGCGACTGGACGATTGCCTCGCGACCTTCGCGGCGGTCGAGCCGGACCCCTGGGCCGAGCGAAAAATCACCACGGACGATTACGCCATTTTAGAAGAATTGGGCGATGAGCCCGCGCTGGTGTTTCTGGAGTTGGCCCCGCTCGAAACCATGAGCGCGATCGATCGATTTCTGGAGACCCTTTACGTCGAACAAGAGCTTTTCGATTCCGGCGTGTTGAAAAAGGACGAGGTGTTGACCGAACTCATTGAGGACACGTTCGCCGTGCGAAGCGCTCGCTTCAACGAGATTCGAGACATCCTTGCCGAAATTCCCGGCGTGGTCGTCCGCGATCATTTGGTCGGTCTGGATTATGTGTTTGTTTCAATGCCAATGGACGCACTCGCTGAGGTGGAGCACTTACCGTGGGTGGACCGAATTCATGTGACCGATCCTTGGGAGGAAATCGAGGATTATTCCGCGGAACCGCCGGCGATTCTGGATCACATGCAGCTTGGCGATTACTACGTGCATGACGACGGCAGCGGGGGCTATGACGGCGAATACGACATGCCCGATCTGTATTGGAGCAATATCGTTGCCGCGGTATTGGATGGCAATGGTTTCAATGCGGATCATGTAGCCTTCAATGATCTCAGCACCGGTACGAGCAGGGTAAAACAATCCTTTGTTTGTGACGATGTGGGATGTGCCGAACTTTGGCCTCCGACAGCCATGACTGCCGATTTGAGTGCAACAAAACCATGGCATGGTACGGAAGTGGCGGGTATTTTAGCGGGCGATATCCGCGATGGCCAGGATTCCTATTGGACGACAACCGGCGAATGAATTTATCATTCCGGTCAGGCTCCTGAAGCCGAACTGGTGTTGATAAAATTCGAAAAGGACGCGGCTGGTATGATCATTTCAATAAATCGTTCCGTCTCCAGTCATGTTCACCTGATCAGCATCAGTGACGGTCGGCACTATGATGACGGTGACAATTATTCCTGCCATACAAATGCAGGTTTGGCTGTAGTGGCGAATACGGCTTTTAAAAATGGTATATTAACCGTTGCTTCCGCAGGTAACGACCCTGATCCGGCAAATCAATGCACGGTCTCTGCACCAGCACAAGCGCCGGGAGCGCTCGCTGTTGGCGGAATTGGAGATGGGACGGAATTATCAGCAAATGATTGGAATGATGCCGACCTATTTAGTTTAACTTCTCATGGGCCCGATAATTACTATGGCCTTCGTTGGCGTACGGTAATTGATTCAGTGGCTCCTGCCTACTTTCGGTATTACCCAAGTTATTCAGTTGACTCAGGCGTCAATGGTTACAATACACTTAATCCACCAGGAGGAGGAACGAGTTATGCCCAACCTCTCGTTGCTTCCGCCTTGGTCGATTCCATTCACTATATGCTGGAAGTTAAAGATGACTCACTTTTCCTGCTGCCAGGCGTTCAAAAAGCTTACATGCTGGAAATGGGTGATCGGGCGAATGGTCAGGTCTATGGCTATAATTTTTATTGGGGGGCCGGCCGCACCAGGGTTCGGCGCTTCGATGATGTCGGGATGGACGCTCCTTGGGGGCGCCTGAGTGGCTACGTGTGTGTGGGGGACAGCGATGAAGTCATCGTCGAAGTGAAAAATGGCCAACTACTTTCCGAAGCCGTCGACCGATTGAAGGCCTCGATCTGGTGGTTTACAGACAGCTACTCCAACCCAGTGCCCAACGATATCGATCTTTATCTTCAACGAAGCACCAACGGAACGACCTGGACGACGATTCGCAGCGATACCGGTTCCGATTTGAAGAAGCGGGTCTATTACACTCCAATGGGCGGGTATTACGCGCGCTTGAAAATCGTCGGTACGCAAGTAAACGGTTCCCACAACGATAATGGCGCTTGTTCATCGGGCCAGGCCAGAGTCTATTTCATCTGGATTTATGAGGACGACGCGCGCGATGATTACAACGGTCCGGGCGAAGAAATCGGCCAATTATAAGGAAAAAGGAGACTGATCATGCGGACGTACTTTCTGGCGGTACTAACGATTCTTCTTTTCATTTCATTTCTTGCCTGTGCTCAAGATAAAAACGATGATAACGCCACGGATGACGACGATTCGTCGCCGCCTTGTGAGCCCACTTGCTGGCAGCACAGCCCGGAACAAGCCACCGGTTCGCAGGATCAAATCGAAGAATGGGCGGCCGAATGCCAAAACGCCGATTCCGGTTGTGAAGGACGATATTGCGTGGCGACGAGGATGGAATTTCAAAACGCGCCTGATGATTTGAAGTACTCCGTACAATGTGAGTCTGGGGTATCTGAAGATTTGTACTGTGAATATTACTGGTCGGGAGGGGCTTCTTCCGAAAATAGTTGGCTTGGTCCGGATTATGGCTATCTGTCAAACAAGAACCTTTATGTGTGTGATCCTGACCCGGATGATGCCTGGACGGTCACTGGTTGGGCACAAATACCAGGTGGAAGCGGCAAAAAATGGACAAGTGAAAAAGTAGCGGATTCGTTGGCTCATGATATAACAATAACAGATTGCGAAGATATCGCCGATTTAAAAATCTGCATCCGCTCCTTCATTCCGCCGGACATTCACTGCACGCCCAAATTCGATACAATTAGTTATACTCAATTCGTCGGTTGCGAATCTCGCCAGGAACCGTTCAACCGGCCGTTGAATTGGCGTGACGTGATACCGGATTAAACATCATAACTCTATTGGGGAAGGATGAAATGCGGACGTACTTCCTGGCGGTACTAACGATTCTTCTTTTCATTTCTTGCCTGCGCTCAAGATAAAAATGATGATAACGCCACGGACGACGACGACTCATCGCCGCCTTGCGAGCCTACTTGCTGGCAGAACAGCCCGGAACAGGCCACCGGTTCGCAGGATCAAATCGAAGAATGGGTTAATGAATGTAAAAATGCCGATTCCGGTTGTGAAGGACGGTATTGCGTGGCAACGCGGTTGGAATTCCATGATGCCCCAGAGGATTTGATATATTCAATTCAATGTGAATCGGGATTTATCTCCGAGGAAGTGAATAACCAGTTTTGTAGTCATTATTCGACTGGAGGGTCAACCTGGGACAATCTCTGGTTAGGACCGGACTATGGGATGCTTGCTCCCTACAAAAATGGTTTTGTCTGCAACACGGTTGCCTATAGTGCTTGAACGGTAACTGGCTGGGCGCTGCAAGGGATTGGAAATACGACGGTTCAATGGACAAAAAAAATGATCAACGATGCCTTGATTCATGAAATCACCGACACGCCTTGCGAGGAAATCACCGATCTGCGGACCTGCATCCGCTCCTTTATTCCGCCGGACATTCATTGCACGCCGGTATTCAGCAAAATCGATTACGCGACCTTCATCGGCTGCGAAGCGAAGCAGGAACCCTTCGACCGGCCGTTAGGCTGGCGGGAAATGTACCAGGATTGATTCGGCTCAGGGAACGGTTTTTTCCCGGCCGCGTCCCGCCCACCACTCGCGCAGCAGAACGCGGAAACCGCGCCAGGCTATCCCAGCCTCGTGGCGCGGCCGGCGCAGCAACCGGCGCAGCCGTTGGGCGATATAGCCGCCGCGGAAGTAAAACGAGAAAACCGCGTCGCGCAGCACCTGCCGGGCCTCGGCCTCGGTGTAGGGCGCGGCGAACAATAGCGGCTCGCTCGTCACGAAGTAGTCTTCCCACCGCGTGTGGCGTAGCCGCCCCGCCGCGTCCAGTTCTGTGTACAACGTGCTGCCGGGCAGCGGCTTGAAGAGGTTGAAGGTCACCAGATCCGGCGAAATCCGTTTGGCATAGGTGATCGTCCGCTTCATGTCGGCGACCGTTTCCCACGGGAACCCGATGATGAAATTGACTTTGCATTCGAGGCCGATTCGTCTGGTCAGCCGTACGATCGCCGCGGCCCGCTCCAGGTCGAGCGGCTTGTTGATTCGCGCCAGGGTTTCGGGAACGCCCGATTCGATGCCGTAGGTGACGTGGTGGCAGCCGGCCCGTTGCATCAGGCGCAGCGTCGCCTCGTCGATCCGGTCTACCCGCGAGTAGCAAAGCCAGGTGATTTTCAGGTCCTGGGCGAGAAGAGCCGCGCAAAGCTCGTTGATCCGGGCGAGGTTGGTGGTCGGTGCCTCGTCCTCGAGCCGGAAATCGCGGATGCCCAGTTCGTCGCGGCAGTGCCGGACCTCGGCCAGGAAAGGCTCGATCCGGCGGTAGCGCAAGCGTTGTTGAAACACCGATTTGGAGCAGTAGGCGCAGCGGTAGGGGCAGCCGCGCGAGTACAGGATGCCCGACGAGGGCAGGCGGTAGTAATTGCCCGGATCGGGCACGTAACGCCGGTACGGAATCAGCCGCCGATCCGGAAACGGCAGGGTGTCGAGGTCGTCCAGCAACGGCCGCGGGGCGTTGAGGCGCACGGTTTCGCCGTCCCGGTAGGCCAGCCCGCGCACCTCGCCGAGCGCTCGGCCGTCGCGCCGCGCTTCCACCAGTTCGGCCAGCGTCACCTCGCCCTCGCCGATTGCCAGGTAATCGAAGGCCGCGAATTCGCGCAGGGTCCGTTCCGGCAGCGCCGAGGCGTGAAAGCCGCCTAACACCACCGGCGTGCTCGGCGCCAACCGCTTGGCGCGCGCCGCGATATCCGCCGCCAGCGCCACGTTGGGTGTGTAGGCCGAAATGCCGATCAGCTCCGGTTTGGTTTCGGCCAGCGTTTTTTCCAGCATCGGCGAGATGCGGCCGTGCCAGTCGAGGTCGAGGAGGCGCGCGGTCAACCCGCGGGTTTTCAGAAACGACGCCAGATAGCACAGCGACAGCGGGATTTCCTTGCCCGGCAGGTTGAAAAACGTGCCCTTCACGTTGGGCGTCTGTATCAACAGGACATCCAGCGGCATCGCGCCTGCCTCTTCCCTTCCTCCGGCGATCCAGGTTAAATTCGCGACTGCAAGGGCGCCGCGCCCATTATAAAAGCTCCTTTGTCTTTTACTACTCCCGGCCCGCGCAGGACCGGCTAGCGAATCGAGCGCCACCGGATGTCGAACGGCTTCAGACGAGACCGGCCGCCGCGCACGGCGTTGTGTTACCCGCCCACTCTGGCGGTGACGGTGATGCCGCCGCTCGGCCTGGGTTACCTGGCGGCTTGCGCCGAGGCGGCGGGCTTTCCGGTCGACCTGTACGATCTGGCCGGCGGCCGCTGGCGTCGCGCCGCGTTTCCGCAAATGATCGCGGCGCAGGATTACGACATCGTCGGGTTGAGCGTGATGACGCCCAATTACCAGACGGGGCGCGAACTGGCCCGGGCGATCCGCCGGGCGCACCCGCGGGTCAAGCTGGTGCTCGGCGGCCCGCACCCGTCGGTGTTTCCCGAGCGGTCCCTGCGCGAATTCGACGCCGATTTCGTCGTCGAGAAGGAAGCCGAGCGCACGTTTCCGGCCCTGTTGCAGTCGTTGGCGACCGGCGCGGACCCGGTCGGCCGAGTGCCCGGCGTCTGGGCCTGGCGCGACGGCAAGTTGGCGGGGCTGCCCGCGCCGCCGCCGCCGGAGTTGGACGAACTGCCCTGGCCGGCGTGGCACAAGCTGGCGCCGCACCGCTATCCGCCGATTCCGCACCAGCTCTTCGTGCGCGCCCTGCCCGTCGCCCCGATTTTGACCAGCCGGGGTTGTCCGATGGGCTGCTCGTTCTGCGCGACCAGCTACCTGTTCGGTAAAAAGATCCGCACCCGCGCCGTGGCCGACGTCGTCGAGGAAATGCGTTTTTTGCGCGATCGCTTCGGCATTCGCGAACTGCATTTCGAGGACGACAACCTGTGCCTGGACCGCCGGCACGCCGTCGCGCTGTTCGAGGCGCTCGCCCGCGCCCGCCTCGGCGTCTGGCTCAAATGTCCCAACGGCCTGCAGACCTCGGCCCTCGACCGCGAGCTGCTGCGCCTGCTGAAAGCGGCCGGCTGCTATCAGATTTCGCTGGGCATCGAAACCACCGCCGAAAGCGCCCTCGAACACGAACAGAAATTGCTGCCGGTCGCGGAGGTGTCGCGGGTCGTCGCGGAAGCCAAGAGCGTCGGCCTGGAAGTGCAGGGCCTGTTCGTCGTCGGCCTGCCCTACGATTCATCCGCCGGCGTGCACCGGACGGTGCGCGACGCGATCGCCATGGGGTTGGATCTGGCGCACTTCGGCGTCTTCATTCCGCTGCCCGGTTCGGAACGCGGCGACCTGCTGGCGGGCTGCGACGTCGGCACCGTCAACTTTTTCACCCCGCACGTCGCCTATCCGCACCTGTCGCCGCGCCGGCTCCGCGCCTTGCAGCGCTGGGCGATCCTGCGCTTCTACCTGCGGCCGCGCCCGGTCTGGAAATTGCTGACGCTGTTCAAATGGCGACAGCTCAAGGGCGTCGTCAACCTGTTCCGCCGCTATCTGCTGGGCTTTTAGGCGCGCCGCCGGCCCGCTATGATGAGCCCATCCCGGCAGCTTCAGACAGGCGGTAAATCCTCCATGCCGTTTCGCTTGTGCCGCTCGAAAACCGAGGCCGCGCTGTTTTTCGCGGTGTGGCTGGCCTGTCTTTTTTTCACCGATCTGACTTACAACACGAATTTCGATTCGCGCTATTACCTGGCCAAGGCGCTGGTCGAGCGCCGCTCATTCTGCCTCACCCCCGACCACGACCGCGTCGGCCCCGATCAGGCGCTGTACGACGGCCGCTACTATTCGGACAAACCGCCCGGTTCCGCCGTGCTGATGCTGCCGGCGTTTCTGCTGGCGCGCCTGCCGCTGAGCCTGCCGGGGTTGCCCGCGCGCGGCACCGAAAAATACGATCGCCTGCACGCCTGGTTCACTCGCGCGCTGTCGAGCTGCCTGCTGGCCGCGCTGGCCGTGGTGTTGTTCGCCCGACTGGCCGCACGCTACCTGGACGAGCCAGCCGCCCTTTTCGCCGCGTTGGCCGGCTACCTGACGACGACCGCCGTGGCGCAAGATACGCACGCCACGGGCGAGGTGTTTACGACCGCCCTCGTGCTCGCCTCCTTTCACCAATTGTTGCCCGAGACGGACCGACCCGGCCGGCCGCTGCTCGCCGGTCTGGCCGCCGCCGCCGCCGCGCTGGTCACCTATCAGGCGGCGCTGATCGCCGTGGGCGGGTTGCTCTACCTGGCGCTCGGCCGCGACCGCCGGGGCGCGCTCCGCTACCTGGCGCCGCTGGGCGCCGCGGCCTTTTTAATCCTGCTGTACAACCGCCTGCTCTTCGGCGGATGGTGGAATTTCCCGGTGCTGTTTTTCACCGATACGCTCGGCGATTCGGCCTTCACGACGAATTTCGAGTGGCCGTCGGCCGGCAAGCTGTATCAGATGCTGTTTTCGCCGTATCGCGGCATTTTCTTTTACAGCCCGTTTCTGCTGCTGACCCTGGCCGGCGCGCGCGATTTCTGCCGGCGCGACCGCGCGGCGGCGGCCGGTCTGGGCGGGGCGTTTTTCGCGGTGTTCGCGTTTTACCTGTTCAACCAGGGCTGGTACGCAGGGTGGGATTACGGCTGGCGCTACATTCTGATCGTGCAGCCGTTGTTCGCGCTGCCCGCCTGGACCTGGTTCGCCGGGCGCCGGCGCCACGGGCCGGAGATCATCCTGCTGGCCTGGGGCGGCGCGCTGGCGGCGATCGGCCTGCTGCCGTCGCTTTTCGATATCCCGTCGATCACCGATTTCCAGAATCCGATTTTTTTGCTGTGGTTGCCGAACCTGTTGCGGTTCGGCCCAGTGAGCGCGCTGACCGATTTCTGGTGGTGGGCGACCGGCGCGCCGCTCTCGCCCGCTTTGGCGTGGTCAAGCAGCCTGCTCGTGCTGGGCGGCCTCTGGGCGTTTTGCCTGTGCTTGGGATTTTCAGCCCGGCGCGAGCGGCAGGCCGAGCCGGAGAGCAAGCCGGATTGAGCCGCGGTCACTTTTCCCGAACTTGCAACAGCGAGCCTTTTTCGAGTTCGACGGTTAGGCCGTCCACCGACGGCTGGTACTGGATTTTGCGAACCGTCAGGGGTTCGGTGCCGAAGGCGACCTCGATGATCAGGGACGAACCCGTATGGCAAGTGCGAACCCAGATGGCCTTGTTGAGCCGGTCGTTCACCGGTTCGCGGCGCCCCAGGTTGCCCGGCAGGAGGATGCCCGACAGGTTCAGCGAATCGATGGTGGCGAATTTGTAATCGAGCGAGCGCAGTTGCCAGGGGTTGCCCTCGCCCAGCGACTGCCATTGTTTTTTGGTCTGGTTGTAGACGGCGATCACTTCGGCCAGGCCGCGGCTATGGCTAGTTTTGCTGTAAATCGCCGGCACCAGGGCCAGCAGGGTATCGCCCGTTTGGAAGCCGGGCACCGAGCCGCCGAGTTGAATGATGACGGGCAGGCGATCGATTTCGCGTTCGCTCAGCACCTCGAATTGTTTGGCGCAGCCGAACAACAGGCCGGTCAGAACCGCCAGGCAAAGAGCGCACCACACGCTCGGAACTTTTCGCCGTATTTTCATGGTAACGGACATCCCCCGCATTCTCGTTAAAAACCTAACTGATTCTCGCGACATGTCAAGAAAATTGATCGCGGACCGGACCCGCGGCGCGGTCGATTGACAGGCGCGGGGCGGTGCTTACTTTTCAGACAGCACGAGCGGACGGGTTGTTTTCCATGGACGGTCGAACGAACGGAAAAGGAGGAATCGGGCCATGACCATCATTCGCAAGGATTTGCGCGACGAAGCGGGGCGAAGCGAGCGTTACCCCGGCGGCGGTTGGTCGACCGCGCCTTTTTTCAATAACCGCGAAGCCGCCGAGGAAGACATGAGTTGCTGGCGGCCGGCGGTGGACGTGCTCGAAGAAAAAGAGGCGATCAAGCTGCTGGTCGAATTGCCGGGCCTGGATAAAAGCGACATCGCCGTCAACATCGATAACGGCATCCTCAGCATTTCGGGTAAACGCCAGGCGCCGGGCGACGCGGAACGGGCGAAATTCCTGCGCACGGAGCGCTGCTTCGGCTCGTTCTGCCGCAGCTTCAGCATCGGCAACCAGATCGACGTTGAAAAGATCGACGCCACGATGGACAAGGGCATGTTGACCCTGGTGCTGCCGTATCGCGAGGAAAGCAAGCCCAAGAGCATCGAGGTGAAGATCGGCGGCTAGCCGCCGAGCGTGAAAAAATCGCGCCGTCGTTCCGTGCGACAGTCGGAAACCACTGCGGGAACGACGGATAAAGTTCTCCCTCACCCCGGCTTCGCCACCCCTCTCCCACACGTTCCGGGGGAGAGGGGATTTTTAATAAAAACCCTCGCCGTCTTATTGATTGGCGCGACCAACCGTTCAACGACCGCGGCTTGTTTGAGATCCGCACCCTTCGAGACGGCCCAGGGCCTCCGAGAAGGGTGGCGGTTAAGGTGAGACGGCCAAAGGCCTCCTCAGCGCTGCGTAGTAGAAAGCCGTGTCCCTTCTGAGGAACGAAGTGTCTCGAAGGGCACGGACATTTGGTAGTATCAACAACCTTTCCCGCTTTGGTTTGGGCCACAAGGTAAGGTCAAAAAAAACGCCGGGTCATTGGCCCGGCGTTCGCTTTTCGACGACGGAGCTTTACTGGCGGTCGCGCGGCGGCCGGCGTTCGCGATCGTGACCGCGGCCGTTGTCGCGCGGCGGGTGGTTGTTGTTGCCGAAGATCTGGACGCGCTTGAGGTCGCCGTTGCCGATCGACTTGGTGCGCAGCTCGCCGTAGTTTTTGATCTCGGCGTGGACGATCTTGCGCATCGCGGCGTCGAGCATCTCGGTGCTTTGCGGCCGGCCG
The Myxococcales bacterium genome window above contains:
- a CDS encoding S8 family peptidase, whose product is MIISINRSVSSHVHLISISDGRHYDDGDNYSCHTNAGLAVVANTAFKNGILTVASAGNDPDPANQCTVSAPAQAPGALAVGGIGDGTELSANDWNDADLFSLTSHGPDNYYGLRWRTVIDSVAPAYFRYYPSYSVDSGVNGYNTLNPPGGGTSYAQPLVASALVDSIHYMLEVKDDSLFLLPGVQKAYMLEMGDRANGQVYGYNFYWGAGRTRVRRFDDVGMDAPWGRLSGYVCVGDSDEVIVEVKNGQLLSEAVDRLKASIWWFTDSYSNPVPNDIDLYLQRSTNGTTWTTIRSDTGSDLKKRVYYTPMGGYYARLKIVGTQVNGSHNDNGACSSGQARVYFIWIYEDDARDDYNGPGEEIGQL
- a CDS encoding Hsp20/alpha crystallin family protein produces the protein MTIIRKDLRDEAGRSERYPGGGWSTAPFFNNREAAEEDMSCWRPAVDVLEEKEAIKLLVELPGLDKSDIAVNIDNGILSISGKRQAPGDAERAKFLRTERCFGSFCRSFSIGNQIDVEKIDATMDKGMLTLVLPYREESKPKSIEVKIGG
- a CDS encoding B12-binding domain-containing radical SAM protein, with protein sequence MSNGFRRDRPPRTALCYPPTLAVTVMPPLGLGYLAACAEAAGFPVDLYDLAGGRWRRAAFPQMIAAQDYDIVGLSVMTPNYQTGRELARAIRRAHPRVKLVLGGPHPSVFPERSLREFDADFVVEKEAERTFPALLQSLATGADPVGRVPGVWAWRDGKLAGLPAPPPPELDELPWPAWHKLAPHRYPPIPHQLFVRALPVAPILTSRGCPMGCSFCATSYLFGKKIRTRAVADVVEEMRFLRDRFGIRELHFEDDNLCLDRRHAVALFEALARARLGVWLKCPNGLQTSALDRELLRLLKAAGCYQISLGIETTAESALEHEQKLLPVAEVSRVVAEAKSVGLEVQGLFVVGLPYDSSAGVHRTVRDAIAMGLDLAHFGVFIPLPGSERGDLLAGCDVGTVNFFTPHVAYPHLSPRRLRALQRWAILRFYLRPRPVWKLLTLFKWRQLKGVVNLFRRYLLGF
- a CDS encoding sodium:alanine symporter family protein; its protein translation is MDQINAALQWLNGYLWGPPMLVLLLGTHLFLTVRLRFIQRYLGLAIKLSFARDEGGEGDVSHFGALTTALAATIGTGNIVGVATAVSLGGPGAVLWCWLTGVFGIATKYAEALLAVKYRVRTADGTMLGGPMYALEKGLGQKWLAVLFSVFTAIAAFGIGNMVQANSIAELLHESTGVSPWLTGVVMTLLVGVVILGGIRSIARVCEKLVPFMAIGYFIGCLAILALTYSTVPASLALIFRSAFTGQAAAGGFAGATVMMAARFGVARGLFSNEAGLGSAPIVAAAAQTSHHVRQALVSSTGTFWDTVVVCAMTGLVIVNSGDWTGGLNGARLTKTAFSHIPYLGPAILTFGLLTFVFTTIIGWEYYGERAMEYLFGKKSIRPYRVAWVVAVLVGAVATLPVVWNFADAANALMAIPNLVALLLLNGVILADTRDYLWTHKKEL
- a CDS encoding radical SAM protein; translated protein: MPLDVLLIQTPNVKGTFFNLPGKEIPLSLCYLASFLKTRGLTARLLDLDWHGRISPMLEKTLAETKPELIGISAYTPNVALAADIAARAKRLAPSTPVVLGGFHASALPERTLREFAAFDYLAIGEGEVTLAELVEARRDGRALGEVRGLAYRDGETVRLNAPRPLLDDLDTLPFPDRRLIPYRRYVPDPGNYYRLPSSGILYSRGCPYRCAYCSKSVFQQRLRYRRIEPFLAEVRHCRDELGIRDFRLEDEAPTTNLARINELCAALLAQDLKITWLCYSRVDRIDEATLRLMQRAGCHHVTYGIESGVPETLARINKPLDLERAAAIVRLTRRIGLECKVNFIIGFPWETVADMKRTITYAKRISPDLVTFNLFKPLPGSTLYTELDAAGRLRHTRWEDYFVTSEPLLFAAPYTEAEARQVLRDAVFSFYFRGGYIAQRLRRLLRRPRHEAGIAWRGFRVLLREWWAGRGREKTVP